A window from Verrucomicrobiota bacterium encodes these proteins:
- a CDS encoding PIN domain nuclease, whose amino-acid sequence MRNWKPAISMRLIDSSAWVEFLRRRGDPNVKSLVARLLQADHAAYTCPIRFELLSGVKPDEEDDLEQAFALSRHVVFEPSDWRDAALLERQLRARGLTIPRNDLFVATVAIRTGLPVVCRDTHFDAARKCAGDKLQVEQV is encoded by the coding sequence ATGAGGAACTGGAAGCCCGCGATCTCTATGAGGCTCATTGATTCCTCGGCCTGGGTGGAATTCCTCCGGCGCAGGGGCGATCCCAACGTCAAGAGCCTCGTGGCCCGACTGCTCCAAGCCGACCACGCTGCCTATACTTGCCCGATTCGATTTGAGTTGCTCAGTGGGGTGAAGCCGGACGAAGAAGACGATCTCGAACAGGCCTTCGCACTCAGCCGCCATGTCGTATTCGAGCCGAGCGACTGGCGTGATGCAGCCTTGCTCGAACGCCAACTTCGAGCGAGAGGATTGACGATTCCCCGGAACGATCTGTTCGTCGCCACGGTGGCCATTCGCACAGGGCTGCCTGTTGTTTGCCGGGATACGCACTTCGACGCCGCCCGAAAGTGCGCCGGTGACAAACTGCAAGTGGAGCAAGTCTGA